A window of the Teredinibacter franksiae genome harbors these coding sequences:
- a CDS encoding YqcC family protein, giving the protein MSLMRLLLQIEQELKVMGAWSVEAPSSCALASTEPFCIDTLEFPQWIQFIFLPKMSELVRQNLPLPESSLIAPMVEEAFRQELSRAKHLVELFESLDKLLSA; this is encoded by the coding sequence ATGAGCCTGATGCGTTTACTCCTGCAAATTGAGCAAGAACTCAAAGTCATGGGAGCCTGGTCGGTAGAGGCTCCCAGTTCCTGTGCGTTGGCGAGTACAGAGCCCTTTTGCATTGATACTCTGGAATTTCCGCAGTGGATACAGTTTATATTTTTACCAAAGATGTCTGAATTGGTCAGACAAAACTTACCCCTTCCAGAAAGCAGTTTAATCGCACCCATGGTGGAAGAAGCTTTTCGCCAGGAGCTGAGTCGAGCCAAACACCTTGTAGAGCTGTTTGAAAGCCTCGATAAATTACTCTCCGCGTAG
- the dinG gene encoding ATP-dependent DNA helicase DinG, with the protein MLDDHTRETIQNAYSQFLAAKELKPRYGQKLMIAEIARTLGNIEINERQERSSNNHVCVVEAGTGTGKTVAYLLAALPLAKMWDKKLVLATATVALQEQVVLKDLPELIRYSKLDFQFRLAKGRGRYLCLAKLDRILSTEEDVQFIPLYEDEQSGVSPAEKKLYTSMMERLSHGKWDGDRDNWDDEIEQGSWQKVTTDHRQCTGRKCSFVRNCAFFNARDELDEADCIVANHDLVLADLALGGGVILSAPEDTIYIFDEGHHLPDKALNHFSANTRYRSTIRWLGQGEGQWPSIIAPLQDATYFTQLSQPMEATLKKTRTILETNLYLIQVLTQEVDRDQYTPRLRFPEGVVPAELEELASLLQDAFTDLVLLLEKLNKEVNALVDEDYPTVPRVDIENVLPVLGSWLSRAEANLALWSSYADTSVNKAFPYARWITLLEFNDLSDFEIVSSPILASRALEKDLWSRCFGAVVTSATLTALNSFDRFKIRAGTKDEYIYSVVPSPFDYTKNAQLLIPEGALEANNALAHTDSVIELLPKIIDEHSGTLVLFSSRKQMLDVYEDLSRDIRKLVLMQGVESKQALVRKHKHRIDAGEGSVLFGLASFAEGIDLPGNYCTHVIIAKIPFAVPDDPIEAALAEWIENSGGNAFMQITVPDAAVRLVQACGRLLRTETDIGKISILDKRLLTKRYGRALLDSLPPFGGGIR; encoded by the coding sequence GTGCTCGACGACCATACTCGGGAAACTATTCAAAACGCTTATAGCCAATTTCTCGCCGCCAAAGAACTTAAGCCTCGTTACGGGCAAAAGTTAATGATTGCGGAGATTGCCCGTACGCTCGGCAATATTGAAATTAACGAACGCCAAGAGCGAAGTTCCAATAACCATGTGTGTGTTGTGGAGGCGGGCACCGGTACGGGTAAAACGGTAGCCTATTTGCTCGCGGCACTGCCACTGGCAAAAATGTGGGATAAAAAATTGGTGCTGGCTACGGCCACGGTTGCCCTGCAGGAGCAGGTGGTTTTAAAAGACCTGCCGGAACTTATCCGCTATAGCAAGCTGGATTTTCAGTTTCGTCTAGCGAAGGGGCGCGGGCGCTATTTGTGTCTCGCCAAGCTCGACCGCATTCTTTCCACAGAGGAAGATGTTCAGTTTATTCCGCTCTACGAAGATGAGCAGAGTGGTGTTTCGCCTGCAGAAAAGAAACTCTACACGTCGATGATGGAACGCCTTTCTCATGGCAAATGGGATGGAGATCGCGATAATTGGGACGATGAAATTGAGCAGGGTAGCTGGCAAAAAGTAACAACGGATCATCGCCAATGCACCGGGCGTAAATGTAGCTTTGTTCGAAATTGTGCGTTCTTTAACGCGCGGGACGAGCTAGATGAGGCCGACTGTATTGTTGCAAACCACGACCTTGTGTTAGCGGATTTGGCCCTAGGGGGAGGGGTCATATTATCGGCGCCGGAAGATACGATTTATATTTTTGATGAAGGTCACCATCTGCCCGATAAGGCGCTCAATCACTTTTCGGCTAATACCCGGTATCGCAGTACTATCCGTTGGTTAGGGCAGGGTGAGGGGCAGTGGCCCAGCATTATTGCACCTTTGCAAGATGCAACCTACTTTACCCAGTTGTCTCAGCCCATGGAGGCAACACTTAAAAAAACACGTACAATTCTCGAAACAAATTTGTATTTAATTCAGGTGCTTACTCAGGAGGTTGACCGCGACCAATATACGCCGCGTTTGAGATTCCCAGAGGGGGTGGTGCCGGCAGAGCTGGAAGAATTAGCGTCGCTGTTACAGGATGCCTTTACCGACTTGGTGCTGCTGTTAGAAAAACTCAACAAAGAAGTTAATGCGCTGGTCGACGAGGATTATCCTACGGTGCCACGGGTAGATATAGAAAATGTACTACCGGTATTAGGCTCCTGGTTGTCGCGAGCAGAAGCTAACCTGGCTTTGTGGAGTAGTTATGCTGATACCTCGGTGAATAAGGCTTTTCCGTATGCGCGTTGGATAACGCTACTTGAGTTTAATGATCTCAGTGATTTTGAAATTGTATCCAGCCCAATATTGGCCTCCCGCGCACTGGAAAAAGATCTTTGGTCGCGCTGCTTTGGTGCGGTGGTGACATCGGCAACGCTTACAGCACTTAATTCGTTTGATCGTTTTAAAATTCGAGCCGGCACCAAAGATGAATATATTTATAGCGTTGTGCCCAGCCCTTTTGATTACACGAAAAATGCACAGCTTTTAATTCCGGAAGGCGCTTTGGAGGCCAATAATGCTCTGGCCCATACTGACAGTGTGATTGAGTTACTACCTAAGATTATCGACGAGCATTCAGGCACACTTGTTTTATTTTCGTCTCGCAAGCAGATGCTGGATGTTTATGAAGATCTTTCACGAGATATTCGTAAGCTGGTGTTAATGCAAGGCGTAGAAAGTAAGCAGGCGTTGGTACGCAAACATAAACACCGCATTGATGCTGGCGAGGGGAGCGTACTTTTTGGGTTGGCGAGTTTTGCTGAGGGAATAGATCTACCTGGAAATTATTGTACCCATGTCATTATTGCTAAAATACCTTTTGCTGTTCCAGACGACCCAATAGAAGCGGCATTAGCCGAATGGATAGAAAACAGTGGTGGTAATGCCTTTATGCAGATTACCGTTCCTGATGCGGCTGTACGTTTAGTGCAGGCTTGCGGTCGACTGCTTCGAACCGAAACCGATATAGGGAAAATATCAATTCTCGATAAGCGCCTGCTCACCAAGCGTTATGGTCGCGCGCTTTTGGATTCATTACCCCCGTTTGGTGGCGGCATACGCTAA
- a CDS encoding 1-acyl-sn-glycerol-3-phosphate acyltransferase, translating into MSDFEDIRPYNDDEVRPTLDRLLADGEFLDTVAKLKLPSGLGFARKLFRSVVRKRVSTELAKVNSVADFQALIETYLAKTLEKTVDQLTYSGLDKLDKKTPYLFISNHRDIAMDPAFVNWGLYHNGFSTLRVAIGDNLLTKPFASDLMRLNKCFIVRRALSSRKEKFQAAVKLSRYIHHSVVNDRENVWIAQREGRAKDGMDFTNPALINMLAMSKGKEMSLADYIREASIVPVSISYGLDPCDLDKARELHQKQVHGAYTKDEHEDVQSIARGIVGRKRAVHIAFGSPLTDEYEDAFQVAEEIDRQVQANYVLHPSNCIAYELLENRKPDVKVGENQAEFQSGEWQQERDEFKERIATCNVGQKKILLESYANPVYRRLGEK; encoded by the coding sequence ATGTCAGATTTTGAAGATATTCGCCCCTATAACGATGATGAAGTTCGACCCACACTGGACAGATTACTGGCGGATGGTGAGTTTCTCGATACCGTGGCAAAACTGAAATTGCCCAGCGGGCTCGGTTTTGCGCGAAAGCTGTTTCGCTCCGTGGTGCGTAAGCGTGTCTCAACTGAACTGGCAAAGGTCAACAGTGTTGCGGACTTTCAAGCGCTGATCGAGACATATCTAGCGAAAACGCTCGAAAAGACAGTCGATCAACTGACCTATTCAGGCCTCGATAAGCTGGATAAGAAAACCCCGTACCTATTTATCAGCAATCACCGTGATATTGCTATGGACCCAGCGTTTGTCAATTGGGGGTTGTATCATAATGGGTTTTCAACGCTGCGGGTTGCCATTGGGGATAACCTCCTCACCAAGCCCTTCGCATCGGACCTAATGCGCTTAAACAAATGCTTTATTGTGCGCCGAGCGTTATCCTCGCGAAAAGAAAAATTTCAGGCGGCGGTAAAGTTGTCTCGCTACATTCACCACTCTGTAGTGAACGATCGTGAAAATGTCTGGATTGCACAGCGAGAAGGGCGGGCCAAAGATGGAATGGACTTTACTAACCCGGCGCTGATCAATATGTTGGCGATGAGTAAAGGTAAGGAAATGTCGTTGGCTGACTATATTCGTGAGGCCAGTATTGTTCCTGTGAGTATTTCGTACGGGCTCGACCCTTGCGATTTGGATAAAGCCCGTGAGCTTCACCAGAAGCAAGTGCATGGCGCCTACACCAAAGATGAACATGAGGATGTACAGAGTATTGCCCGCGGAATTGTTGGCCGCAAGCGTGCGGTACACATTGCATTTGGATCGCCACTCACCGACGAATATGAAGACGCTTTCCAGGTGGCAGAAGAGATCGATCGTCAGGTGCAAGCTAATTACGTATTACACCCTTCCAATTGTATTGCCTACGAGTTACTTGAAAATCGAAAGCCTGATGTGAAAGTGGGTGAAAACCAAGCTGAGTTTCAATCCGGTGAGTGGCAGCAGGAGCGCGACGAGTTTAAAGAGCGTATCGCCACCTGTAACGTCGGCCAGAAAAAAATATTGCTCGAAAGTTATGCTAACCCGGTATACCGACGGCTTGGGGAAAAGTAG